In the genome of Aricia agestis chromosome 4, ilAriAges1.1, whole genome shotgun sequence, the window AGCACAATAATAGACCTATTTGCTTACACATACCGTGCCCACTATCATTGTAACAAATGTACTGATTACAACTTGCGTGGATATCGTGTagacattattatattaatattattcaatttgtactttttatatagtaagttttaaaattttaaagcagTACGGGAAATAAAAGGTAACTTTTCAACTGTGGAAGCTCACCAAAAAAGAGTCTATGTTTTACTTGGTAAAAtattactaaattttaatttttgggtGTAAAGGAGATCCTTAATAATGGGAGTTATCTCAGTAAGTATCATTTAAacagttatttgaaataaaattaacaaataaatacaaattacgcATTTCTTGCCCAGATAAGTCTTGGGGTTTGACAAACCCCACATGGTGCACGGTGTAACTTTTACTCACGTGGTTCGATCGCTCATATTTTGATTTTCTTAATTTGGCCCCCCCTCCCTCCCAATACAATCCTACGCCCATGTCATTTCTTACTTTCTGCCTTAGTTTCAGATTTGAAGATTTTCGACCACAAAACTTTGAATTTTCCTGCTGTATAGCAGGAACTTTCAAATAGAAATTGAACTTACATATATCCAAATCTTGTGATGATCGGTTTTATCTATTGGATTGGATTTACTATCATCTATTGGAAATCTTTCAGCTGAACACAGGATAATGACTCCATCCCTATTGCTTGAAAAAAACaatctgaaatattaaaaagacattttttatattatgatatatatacagtataaactctatataacgacaCTGAAGGGACCGTGCATTTTATGACGTTTTATGGAGTTGTCGTTAAATGGAGAgaagaaaaatcaatactttttcatcattatacagtgattttcttttactaaccgTATTTACAGTTTGAAAGTTTATGTAACTATAActgagaataattattatgataagaaatagatattaataatccATGACTCCTTATTATTAGTTAGGGACTAGGGTCTAAAAAACCGGTGTCCGCGACAACAATTTcaataacaatatgtttccaaGAATATGCGATCAAACGATTAATAAGAGTAGAGTAGCGATACAGTACCCTTGGCCGAGCACTTGgtatgtataattataattaaaaaaaatattgtaactgGGTGCACGGTAGCCAAGACGAGCTATGcaaagcgcaagggcactacctaccttttctggATTTAGCTATAGCTTGGTAATATGTTTAAACATACAGGTGCAGTAGCATGAAATTTTGGGGgcgggggtcactcactagtcactacactaatatatttttttatctgcacCCACGGAccgttctgggttgacagctgtctaaggtcggacgcattggtggttaggggatagctagaaatttccttttattatttggcaaaattttgagatttttcaatttgaccttagattttggggccCTGTGTGAACCTTCCCCTTCGGACCACACCTGTATACATaccgagggcactgtctcgtCACTCTACTTGGTAGGAGTAATCAGGCCTTAAGCTACGTGAGCACATATTGCCAATTTGCCAGtaacatttaaaacaattataaaaagtaagtaagtacttacttattgcTTTTGTAACGTTCCAATATTAAATTTGCGACATGTTTTGGAGTATTATTGTGGTGAACAGAGGAGTTTTCATCGTAATATCCATCAACAAGACCACAAACCTTACATTTATCTAAGTacaagaaatattaaattattatcataatattattgtttccaATATAACTAGGTAGGTTAATTTGAAATATACCTAGTTCAAATTTTGAATATATCAGAAATAGGCATTTATTAAACAAGAATTTTAGCTTACCAGATTCAAATTCTGCCATGgtcgaaacaaaaataatttaactagAATAGTTTCCACTTTCCGTCGGAAACCTGAGTACAGCTAGCAGCAATCAGCCTAGAAGTTAGAACGCCTTTTATTTAACTCTTTAACGATCTAACAGATGTACTAAAAATTGACCGGTACTGCCGGTAGTTTCATATTCCAGCTTCAAAGTTCAAGTTTCGGTCTTCGGATTTCGGGCTTCCGGGCTTAGGCTGTCACTAGTGGTCAGTGGTCACTAGTCAGTGACTTAGTGATGCcaactataaaaaaataatcaaccactaaattatatttatcacTATTCACTAGTGTCCGActtaaactgatttttcagccgaaaccgaaaccgaacatTCGGCCATACTCTCATTTcgaccgaaaccgaaaccgaaacttggtaaaacatttaaaattacgattatttactgaaatttattgatttataacataagtttcaactttttaaactaaagtatagtccgtcaagaaagtgaagaaattaaaaagtggcaatgccacttgacagactatagcacatggaatttttttattttttgcgatatttcttaaaataaatattattaatcttggACTCGAATATGTTCCCTTGaaactttttgtactatattccgttttttatacgatttcaagtaggtgcgatttcaccaaagacgCAAAACGCACACTAaaccggttctaaacgtataaacacgttttaaataacactcaattgcatttcaccaataTAAAGTAAACttgttcacagcaaatccgatttttatcttctgagcgcccaatattcgagttttaacttcataaaacacatttacttccttcacagcaaatccgagttttatcttcagaatgTCCAATGTTGTACGGTTAAACTTCATaaaagccgttaaagtcctttcagtgtagtgtcatggccCTCTGCCTCATGGCAAATCGAAAatcataaacgaaaaaaatgtcaagatgataggtttgggtagtttatgtaacgtttcttgctttttgttgataaaataacgtaactagactccaaaatgataaaacaatgtaaaatcatcgcgtgacgtcacataCACTCAGATTTATTAATCGtgattaaaagaagattatgaaatccatttgaaacaaaacgagatttacatccccgtaggaacgcgttcaatgagaactactaaatcgtttgtttgggaaacattggtAAAATAACACGTAATTTGCCAacaattatgtatattataaaggcCTGTGTTTGTCGTAgacataaaattcaataatataatttcgataacaataagtttagacaatttaatgaaaataaaacgaagtgctaatttttgatttgggactaatctggaaAACTCTCAAAACACGATTAAATAGATAGCGGCGAACCGAGCCGAGGCCTCGCTGACAAGCAAgcacgagttaactgcgaagtttactgaacgacgcatgagtttcggcggggccgaaagtttcggctatattttgaccgaaaccgaaactaaggccgaaactagattttttggccgaatcCGAAAGTTCGGTCAGTCACTACTATTCACTAATCACTTGGGAGATGGGACTTGGGAGTTGGGGTGCGATGGGGTGCGAATTGCGATCAAAACGACTCGACGTcgacttttttataataaatagtatGCAAAGTATGTAGTTcattgaaattttaataattataataaaacatgatacttaacaataaaaatgttagtaaaataatagtaaaatagaaataaaaaatgataataataatactgaatacaaaataaatatatattttcgcTGCAATTATTTTACCCCCAAAAATATcaccaaataataatttacctcCATCCACTGTACGAATTTTTTCCACTAAATTTATTAGGAAATCCCTATTGCTGGCAATACTGGGCTAAGTTTTTTCCCAAGTGTCAagtgcgcagtgttgccaaactgaattttaaaaaattcgtagattatgtgccaaatattggTAGAAATTGGACATTGGTAGATAATAAAATGCGAAATTATTGGTAGATCTTTAACCTCAATATGAAAGATTGTTTGCGTAAACTCATCTTAAAACGTTGTTAAAACGTCTATTTTTGGAActtgaatataattttattgataaacTAGCCCGATATATAATTGACCCCCGCAATTTCGTTGGGGATAAGTTCATAAGCTGATACCTTTTTAAGGGGTTAAAACTcagggttaaaaatatattattatctactccCGTTTCCTGGGACTCGatctccatgcaaaatttcatcaaaattgatgtAGCATTTTAAGCATGCAGAGGCAGAcaaacagaaacactttcgcatgaTTTAGGTACCGTATATTACTAATTAGTACAATGCTTAATTACTATGATTTTTTAATGTGCTGCGCTAGTGTAGCGTGGTGTGGGGCGTTATCAATGGGTAAAACGGTGTTCCATAAATCATCCAAAATAtcccatacataatatatttttttagtagttTTCATTAAGTACTGATAGGCGATGATAAAAACCAAGTGGGCCGTATTGTGTTTTGACTCGTTTACTTGGTCCGcaccatggaattaatatatgtataatactacGTATTACGTAACGTAGTATATAGTTAGATACGTAGTAAAACAAGGGCGGCGGTTAACGAACTGATTTATTGCAATGTATGCATTCGCACGGAGCGATCGCGAAGTacctacaaaatataggtaatagtctaatgcgcgtacggcgcgtacccAACACCTCCCAACTTAATTGACAactaaattataacaataattcatTATTACTAGGTAATAAACTAACTAAAGTAAGAATAAGTACAAATAATTCttatacaagaaatttaagtaGCACAAAAGTAATATATTCCATATTCGGCACGTCACTGCTTTGACAAACAATGATAGGTCATCGATAACAGCGTAGATAACAGCTATAAAATACCTAATATCCCTTATGAAAAAACAGGTGCACTTGATATGCATTTTAATCTATGTTTAATGTATACGGTCGCCCGCGGCGAGGGCGCAGCTCGATAGTTTTAACAGGAGGCGGGGTGGGCGGCTCGGCCGCCGCCGCACTCGGCTCGGGCTCAGCCGACTTGACGGGGGCGACCGGCGTCTGCTCCATAGTAACAGCTGAGCGCTCGTCACTTACATCATCCTTATCATTGTCCGAGGCGCGAGACAGCGAGTAGCGATTCTGTTTCTGCAGCAGAATTTGATCCGCATGCCGCCTAACTGTACCGGTAGGTACATTAACTGAAAACGAAGCTGGCCCGACCTGCTCGCTGACTCGCCCTTCGACCCATTTCCTATTGTTACGTAACGAGTAGTCTCGCACGAATACCCTGTCACCTACGCCTACGTCACGGTGCGTGCCGCCTGCACGCTCGACCTGCTGCGACTGTTTGGCCCGAACACGCTCCTCCACATCGAAACGCAGGAGATCTAGACGCCCACGAAGCCTGCGACCCAGGAGGGCCACGGCGGGGGGAATTCCGGTAGTTGCGTGCTCGCAATTACGATATTGAAAGAGCATTTTGCTAAGGGCTCGCTCCACGTCTAACCCCTCGTAGTGAGCCTTCTTTATACAGTTTTTAACTGTTTTTACAGCGTTCTCGGCCGCCCCGTTACCCTTTGGCCTATAGGGGCTAGTTAGATTATGTACGATGCCGTTCCTATCCAAGTACGATTTCAATTCACTAGAAGTGAAAGGTGGCCCGTTATCGGTAACAATTTGGGACGGAAGCCCGAACCTAGCAAATATTTCCCGAAATATCTTAATTACGGCCGAGGCACTAGTGGTGTTCATTTGAAACACCTCGATCCACTTACTATGGGCGTcgattataattaaatagtgTTTGCCCTTGTACTCGCCGAAGTCCGCATGGAGCCTCTGCCAGGAGCGCGCGGGGAACTGCCACGGCGTGAGAGGGGCGTGCGGGGGAGATCGCGCTGCTGGCGACAGGCACTACACGACTTACAAATATTTTCAATCTCGGCGTCTATTCCCGGCCAATAAACGTAGCTTCGTGCAAtacttttcatttttacgatGCCTAAGTGGCCCTCGTGCAATTCGGCTAGAATTTTTTTTCGGTATACGGGCGGTACGACGATTCGATAGTTGAAAACGATGCAACCATTCTCGATCAATAGATCCTTTCTTCTATCGAAGTAGCACTTCTCTTTATGAGATACATCTTTAGGCCAACCGACAGATATGTATCTTACAACGTTACGCAATATGGAGCCTCGCGCTGTAGCCTTTGCGATATCTTTATAATTAATAGGAAATTcattttctataaaaaataaatacgatATACTATCGTCGTCTTCGGTGACATACTTTGACTGTAAAGGAAGACGAGATAGGCAGTCTGCGGGTGCATTACTCGCTGAATTAATCCACTCAATAGAAAAGGTGTAGGCCGCCAGCCGCGCCGCGTACCGCTGTAACCTACTAGCCGCAGACTGCGGAATACCTATTTTATCGCCAAAAATGTGAGACAATGGCTTGTGGTCCGTCCGAATTGTAAAATTTCTGCCGTACAGATATTGGTGATTTTTAATGACGCCAAAATAAATAGCTAGGGCTTCCTTGTCCAGCTGACTATATGAAAGCTCAGCCGAGGATAGCGTCCGCGACGAGTAGCAGATAGGTTTTTCACTACCGTCTTTATACCTATGCGCCAGTACCGCACCTATGCCGTAGGCGCTGCTGTCGACGCTCAGCACCAACTCGACATTCGGGTCGTAATGAGCCAACACAACATCAGAGCTCAACATACGCTTTATTTGTGAAAAGGCCTCATCACATGTCGTATTCCACTTCCAAGGGGTATCTTTTTTCAACAATTTATAAAGTGGATATAAAATAGTACTCAAATGTGCAATAAATTTACCGTAATAATTTACGAGACCCAGAAATGCCTTAAGTTGTGTGACGTCCTCAGGCCGGGGAGCTTTGAGTATGGCTGCTACTTTTTTATCATCTGGATGAAGCCCGTTTTTATCTATAACGTGCCCTAAGTAGCAAACTTTGCTTTTAAAGAACTCGCATTTATCAAATTTAATTCTAAGTCCCACATTCTGCAATCTAGCTAATACCTCTCTCAAATTACGTAAATTATCACTAAAAGAGACTCCGCCTACGCAAATATCGTCGATGAAAACGACCGTCATCGGGACGCCCCTCATCACCTCCTCCataaacttttgaaatttttcggGGATGCAACTTAATCCGTAAGGCGTACGGATGTACTTGAAAGTACCTACGTGAGTACTAATTGCCGTGCACGCTTGTGAATCGTCATCAAGTAAAAATTGCTCGTACGCGTGTGCCAAGTCGATTTTTGAGAACACCTGAGCGCCGCTCAACGTGGCGTACAGCTCCTCGATACGCGGCAAGGGATACGGTTCGCGTACGAGTTGAGGATTAACCGTGACCTTGTAGTCCCCACAAATTCTGATATCCCCATTTCTTTTGACCACGGGCACGATCGGCGTCCCGTACTcagaattttgaatttttactATAGTTCCTTCCTGAACTAACCTATCTAATTCCGCTTCGACCGGTTTGCGCATCGCTAGGGGTAAGTTACGAGCTTTAATAAATATAGGTTTACTATCTCGTAATCTGAGGCTGAATCGACTCGTGCACGTTCCTAAACCCGGGGCAAAAACATCGGCAAACTCGCGACTCAATTTCTGTACGATATGTTCAGACTCCCCGTGAGACTCAATATTGTATAgtgcaatattaattttatcgagATGTAAACAACGTAGCCACGCGCGGCCCAGGAGCGGGGGCCCCCCTCCGGGGATGACGTACAGCGGGAGCGCCCGCGCGGCGCGCGTCTCACCGTGCGCGTCCACGCACTGGGCCGACACGATAATGAAACCTAAAGGTTCTATTGTACCACCCGTATATGAATGTAATTTAAGTTTAGTTCCCGATATTTTACTATGTGAAAAGTATTTACGATAAAATTCGCAATTGATTGCTGAGATTTTACTCCCCGTGTCTACTTCAAAAGAAATCGGTACAGAATTAACAATAATCTTGAGTACATAAGGCTTATCATTAGAGCCGTTTACACAAATTTTAAAGAAATCGTCGTACTCGGACTCACTGCTTTCTGCGATGTTATGCAACTGTTTTTTGTTCATAAATACCTCACTATCCGAAGGTTCCCGACGCCTCTCAACACCGGTCTTACACATCACCTTTAGATGCCCTTTAGCGCCGCATCGATCACACGAAAAGTTCCTGAAGCGGCACCTGTCCGGTGGGTGACCGCGCCCGCACCGCCAGCACAGCCTGCcaccgccgccgctgccgctgccgccGCCTCCGCTCGGCCTGCGGCCCGCCCTGCCGCCGCCGCTCCCCAGCCGGTGCACCGCCGTCGCGCCCGCTGCGCCCGCTGCGCCCACCGTGCCCGCTGTGCCCGCGCCGCTCGTCTCCGCGTGACGTTCCGCGGCCTCCAGTGCCATCGCCAACTCCACCGCCCGTTTGTAGGTTAAGTCCGGCTCCGCGAACAACCGACTCCTCATCTCGTCGCTCGCGGGACCCGACACGAACTGGTCCCGCAGGTTTTCCTCCAGtaatatgtcgtaggatgatttgatagaTCGAATTTTCACGAAAATTCAAGGGACTTCgtgaaaacacggataattagacacATTACATTTTTTCAACCTTACTAACAAAAAgtagtgttttcgcgaaaacgcgaGTCGCTTTAGTAAAATTGCGAAAagaatcgttagttattatcgaaaaaatcactgattggtcggtttaagcACCCCacaacatcttctctgattggttaAAGACTTTATGTTTGAAATGTCAATAttactaaggcgactcgcgttttcgcgaaaacacgaccTTTTGTCAGTAAGGTTGAAAATAGTAATCACCGTTGTCTAATTATCagtgttttcgcgaagtccctagaattttcgcgataattcgatttatcaaataatcctacgacatattatataatattaattccatctttgagtttttcatataatatcattgaatTCCATGGTCTGCAAAacgtccgcacacaatgggtcggtgCGGCGGTCCAGCGCGGTCCGACAGATGGTGACTCctgcttagtttttattattcgtagccctgcttagtttttattatccgTAGTTTAtgttattactagctgttgcccgcgacttcgtccgcgtggacttcagtttatagcgcgcggtgtcaacaaaattggtgtcaaaagccttttaaaaccctggtaccccttaaatcaaaatacccaaaacagccgtgtagtgtgcacatcatattttttttttatttaacttttttataccttttaaagcttatttagctttacaaaACTTAGCTgcacacaactttagctttgcccataAACTagttagtatttattattggtatgctgttgtttctgatacctatgttggtaggtgagttatttgataacgtgtatagcaatcgaaagaatcgaaaaacttatcttaacatggtaccacctctgaTAGaaatacactagctatttgaccgagctttgctcggtattcgataaaacacgaataaaatgacattttctaaaaatgattcctagctattgatcgagatcgatttatcgcctccgaaaccccctatatactaaatttcatgaaaatcgttggagccgattccgagattccaattattattagatatgagcaagcgatagcgcgatatAGGCGAcccttggcgccatctgttataagtttttggaactaacttaatttgaacatattaacgcattttcacccccttacaacccctttttccagttaaaaagtagcctatgtcctttctcaggctttagactatctgtgtacataatttc includes:
- the LOC121726117 gene encoding uncharacterized protein K02A2.6-like, with the translated sequence MNTTSASAVIKIFREIFARFGLPSQIVTDNGPPFTSSELKSYLDRNGIVHNLTSPYRPKGNGAAENAVKTVKNCIKKAHYEGLDVERALSKMLFQYRNCEHATTGIPPAVALLGRRLRGRLDLLRFDVEERVRAKQSQQVERAGGTHRDVGVGDRVFVRDYSLRNNRKWVEGRVSEQVGPASFSVNVPTGTVRRHADQILLQKQNRYSLSRASDNDKDDVSDERSAVTMEQTPVAPVKSAEPEPSAAAAEPPTPPPVKTIELRPRRGRPYTLNID
- the LOC121726118 gene encoding uncharacterized protein K02A2.6-like — its product is MSEKENLRDQFVSGPASDEMRSRLFAEPDLTYKRAVELAMALEAAERHAETSGAGTAGTVGAAGAAGATAVHRLGSGGGRAGRRPSGGGGSGSGGGGRLCWRCGRGHPPDRCRFRNFSCDRCGAKGHLKVMCKTGVERRREPSDSEVFMNKKQLHNIAESSESEYDDFFKICVNGSNDKPYVLKIIVNSVPISFEVDTGSKISAINCEFYRKYFSHSKISGTKLKLHSYTGGTIEPLGFIIVSAQCVDAHGETRAARALPLYVIPGGGPPLLGRAWLRCLHLDKINIALYNIESHGESEHIVQKLSREFADVFAPGLGTCTSRFSLRLRDSKPIFIKARNLPLAMRKPVEAELDRLVQEGTIVKIQNSEYGTPIVPVVKRNGDIRICGDYKVTVNPQLVREPYPLPRIEELYATLSGAQVFSKIDLAHAYEQFLLDDDSQACTAISTHVGTFKYIRTPYGLSCIPEKFQKFMEEVMRGVPMTVVFIDDICVGGVSFSDNLRNLREVLARLQNVGLRIKFDKCEFFKSKVCYLGHVIDKNGLHPDDKKVAAILKAPRPEDVTQLKAFLGLVNYYGKFIAHLSTILYPLYKLLKKDTPWKWNTTCDEAFSQIKRMLSSDVVLAHYDPNVELVLSVDSSAYGIGAVLAHRYKDGSEKPICYSSRTLSSAELSYSQLDKEALAIYFGVIKNHQYLYGRNFTIRTDHKPLSHIFGDKIGIPQSAASRLQRYAARLAAYTFSIEWINSASNAPADCLSRLPLQSKYVTEDDDSISYLFFIENEFPINYKDIAKATARGSILRNVVRYISVGWPKDVSHKEKCYFDRRKDLLIENGCIVFNYRIVVPPVYRKKILAELHEGHLGIVKMKSIARSYVYWPGIDAEIENICKSCSACRQQRDLPRTPLSRRGSSPRAPGRGSMRTSASTRANTI